Part of the Amblyomma americanum isolate KBUSLIRL-KWMA chromosome 7, ASM5285725v1, whole genome shotgun sequence genome, AGGTTGTGAAGCGAAGCAAATTTTTTTAGATCTTGCGAACTATTTAAAGTTTGTGCCTTTTTGGCAAAGCCATGAAAACAGCCGTGCTCTGAGAAACGCGTCGATCCTTTCCCGGGCTGTGCTACGTGTGTTATCTATGAGATTACTTCGAAGTGTGGACGTGTGTATACATCGGCCAGATTGGCAGGTGCCTCAATGAAGGATTACTTGAACACCGCCGGGTTGTACGTAACAATGCCGGCAGCCATCTTGATGACTATCTGACaaagaatttgtttttttttttagaacgatATAATTTTTCACGCTGCCTTTGCTTGGACGTTGTTGTACGCTTCTTTTAGTTTTGATTGAAACTACCTTGTGCTTTTGTTGTTCTAGAGGCTGAAATTTTGACTAAGCTTTCGCTCCGACCTGCTATCCTTTGctgaaagtttttgtttttctcactCTCTTAACTTTCACGCAGCTTTTGCTTCGATGCACCTGACACTGTTaattcttgctgctgctgtttttagcGTCGCTCATTCTTCATTGTTTTTATCACCTGGTCACTGGCTGCGGTTTCTTTTGGCTGCGCTGTGTTCCGAATTGCAGGCGCGCTCGTGAAATAACGCGTATCAAATGTGTCGAAGAATGACGTTTTGCCTGGAGAATTAATTTTCTTTCGTTTTACTTTATTTCTGCCTCGACTGCTTTCTTGTCGTTACTTTGCTCGCGGTCGGCATATAAGTGCTGCTCTTTGCTCTTAATAAAAATTGTTAGGGACTTAAGGTAGTTAAACCGAGTTGACGCGCGAAATCGCGTCTACGCGTATACGAGTGCGCGTTGCGCGCTGACATATGTGGTCACGCGTGTGCTCTTCTGGGCAGCCCGTGAAGCGGATCGGCGACCACCGCTACGTGCTGGAGAACCTGGCAGATGGCGTGCACTTCTGGCGCTGCGAGTTCGTGAGCTGCCCCGGGCGGTGTCGCACCATCGGCGGTCGGGTGGTGGCCGGGCCGTCCGAACACCGGCACGAGCCGCGCGATGAGAACCAAGAACCGGACAGGTATGCGTGCGTTTTATTGTCGCCGCACACCGCGGAGCTGAATGGACACTGGCGGAAGGAAGCAACGAACAAAATAATGATGTTTCGGTACCCGTGTTCATGCAGTGCACGTTTTAGCATGCCATTACATCGTAGAGGGACTGTAACTATACCGTCTTGGTCGTCGTGGTGGAGGACCCCGCGGAAAGCTTTCGCAGTGCATAGGGGAGCAGGTGACCCTTACAAAaaattatttagacagtctatagactgtccatagacttccgcctataaagtttatagattctctatagacaaaccctagagaacgacctacaggcaatacaaatgctatagacagtccatagacaatctatggatttatggccataaacttttagtagacatttgtcaatagaaagtctatagactatcaatagacaaacagatatatctataggaaggcaatagagtcaatcagaagtctatagactgtctatagaccatttttataaggggagtaccggtaatatacagctctTGCGTACTTttctcgagggatattggtaaactgccattcattatgaGAGAGAACCtgtcaaatgcgctccaccccattcttctagttatttcactcacgtgatccggatcagcggtcactacctgccctgttGTTACCTTCCGAGAgcgttgaacattactttgattttctgaatttttagacccacagtactgctctgcctgtctaactcattgatcatgttttgcagttaatctccagaaacgtggaggctaacgaaaatggttcaacttaaggacaatgCAATGACCCGTGGAAAGAAAacttataggtgtaacgttaagagaccggaagcgggcagaatggctgagggaacaaacgcgtgttataataacatcctagtcgaaatcaaggggaagaaatgggcttgggcagggcatgtaatgcgaaggcaagataaccgctggtccttaagggtaacagagtggattccaagagaaggcaagcgtagcagggggcggcagaaggttaggtgggcggatgagattaggaagtttgcaggcatagggtgggcgcagatggcaaaggacagggttaattggagagacatgggagaggcctttgccctgcagtgggcgtagtcaggctggtggtgaTGGGAGCAGGGGGCGACAAACGGATTAGACAAAAAGCGCAGCCTCTCACCGCGGTCTTGGTCATATCTGGGAAGCGCTTGTAGCGGGGCCTGTTTGTGCACGTTATGGGAAAACGTACGCAAAAGGCGAACACGGACGTAGTGAGGCAACAGGACGAGCGTTTTGCCGCTGCCGTTATTGTGGGACAGTAGATGTGCGCACTTCAGCCGGCCCCGCctcggtgactcagtggttagggcgctcggctactgatccggagttcccaggttcgaacccaaccgcggcggctgcgtttttatggaggaaaaacgctaaggcgcccgtgtgctgtgcgatgtcagtgcacgttaaagatccccaggtggtcgaaattattccggagccctccactacggcacctctttcttcatttcttctttcactccctcctttatcccttcctttacggcgcagttcaggtgtccgccgatatatgagacaagtactgcgccatttccttttcccaaaaaccaattcatattattattattattacttcagccgtgcgcatgcgcagtagaacGTTTCAGCTTTCCGCTGCCGCACTTACTGCTGCTGTTACCTACTCCCCAAGGAAATGTAAATGCGCATGAGCCCCACGTACATTTGTGCCTTTGTCGTTCCTCGAATTATGCGCTGTATAACGTTAGTTATGGCACGTACCCGACGACATATCGGTAGCGGTGTATACGTAATGACATGCTAAAACACACATGTAAAGTTTTAGCACAGTGATTATGTTCACCGCCTTCGTACACAAGGCCGGCCGCCAAGTGACCATGCGCAGATGGACCCTCGGGGCCATGTAAGTCCGCACCTCCTGTCCATCTCGAAGGGAGTGCACTCTTTTGCAATGCCGCTGCCTCCTGGAATGCCGCCGGCGGTTATGCTGTAGCTTAGTAATGAAATAAGATGCGCTCATTTTTGAATGAGGCGAAGCGAGAACCGGACGTTCCATCTGCAGGCAATGAACGTGCCGGGGAAAGGCTGTCTTAAAAGCTGGACCCACTCCTACGAATTTATGACCGGTGCGTCCTGTTTTGAAGGCGGAAATATCGCAGATAAGCGTGCGCAGCCGCCATCCCGCATTCTGAAACACGTGATACGCAATCAGGTCGCCGCGTGCGTCTGATATTTAGAGCAGGCGCAGAATGAGTCTGCATCAGCACGCGCTCACGTGTTTCTCATTTTGGTTGCGCCTGTATGTAAAAGCCACGCAAGGTAAActcgaaaaaacaaaaaagcgttTGCAGCCCGAAATTACGCAAAAGCTCGGCCTCAGTCTAATGTGTTTAAGAGAGTTTGCAAAGCTGAAGTATGGCCAAAGGACGAGACGCCACAGGCATTGCTTGCGGTGCGTCTGTTGTGGTGTGGTGTTCTCTGGTCTTCGTCTTTTGTGCATTAATTGTTTCTGTAGTATGGTGCTTTGCTACCGAGAACAAAAGGCCTGAGACGTGCCAATCTTTCTGACGTTTTTCAACTCTgtgaatgagagagagagagaaactttatagCGACGCAGCACATGACGTCGAGGATGTCACTTGCCATTCACCAATGCCAGGTGGTCCGAGACGAATCAAGCCAGGCCCACCACGCGGGGGCGGAGAAACGTGGATAAATTGCTGAGAGCCGTGTTTGTTCGATACGCTTAGGACGTTGTCTTCTCTGCCTGCAGGGCGACGCAGCAGGTCGAGGACTCTTCGTCTAGCATGGACCTCCACTTGGACACCGACAAAGAAGAGGCGCCGGGCGTCGCGGAGTCCAGCAAACCAGATGCGCTTCCGCAGCAGCAGCTGGGTGGGTCCAACAAAGAATCCAGCGGCAGAATAGGCAGCCCCGTGATCATAAAGTCCGAACCGTCCTCACCACTGCCTTCGGAGGAGGTGGCATCATCCGAAGGCGTATGCGGCGCCGGCGACGATGCGGGACCGGCGCAACGGTCTCTCGCGGACCACGAGATTGGAGGCGAAGGTCCGCATTTCCGCATCAGCGGGCCTTCCGCCTGCGCTAAGGGGCAGAGTCCGCCGTCGCGGACAGCGGCCGCCGTCACCGTCGAGGATGCGGAGTACGTCGACTCGTCCGACGTGGGCGAGGAGAACGACGTGAAGCACTATTCTGCGGACGACGTGAGCGGTGGACAGCTAGGCCTCGTggggagcagcagccggcgtcaTGTCGAAGTTGCGGACGTGCTTCGGATGACGTCCACCGCGCGCGACAACCGCGAGAGGGGGCTGCGAGCGGACATTCTCCTGCAGATGCGTCGCCTACTTGAGGCCGAGACGGACCTGGTGAACGAGAAGAGGCGCAACGAGGCGCTCCGAGGAGAACTGCTGAAGCGTCTGTTCATGAGCACCGTGCCGGGGAAGGGAACCGTACTGCTTTGCGTTTAACCGAGAGGGAAGTGACTGAATAAGTCCACCTTGTGTTGTACTTGCTGCAAATGTCATCCTTATCATTAGATGGCGCTACGCGGCGCCATATGCTATCAACGTCAGCATAGAAGGTGCGGGTACACCTATACTGATCTCCACTTAGTGGAAATGATTGGGTGCACCTTGTTGTACCCTCAACGGTGCGTTTTAAGCGTTGTACTTTCGGACAGTTTGTTCAGTGAATTCCATGCCCTGCCGTGTGTTGCCTTTGcgacaaaaaaaaggaatttaGAAAATTTGTAGCTATTAGCGCAACCAAACTAGGCATATTTCAAATGGGGCTGTTGTAACTCTGCAGGCTTATTGAGACTGTCATGTGCTGTTCCACGACACACGGGAGGTTAGAGAGATGCTAGCGCGCTGTTATGTAGCAGATCAGCACCAGACTTAATTATGAATGAAGCCAGTGGATCATGCGGATCAGACAGCATTGCTTCTTCAAACAGCCTGTTTTCTTCTGTGGTTTTTCACAAATTCCAGTCAATGAAATGCTTACTTTAAAGCTGGTCCTGGCAGCTCAGAACACTGCCATGACCATGAAGTGTGAAATTATGCGGGCTGTTTGTTAAACACGCTTATTATTGCTATATGAGCTCTGTTGCCCGATATGCGTTGCCTGCTATGCGTGCTCTCTTGATATCAGTGAAGCTGTAAGAAAACTAGCGATTAGAATTCCAAAAGCGAGGCTCCGGCCGCTGCGCGGTTTGTACTGGTAATCTTCTACCAGCATACTTCTACCGCGTCCTCTGCTTCGCTTGAAGTTCAAGCGTCGCTCATTATCATCGCTGTTATATTTTCAAGTTCACGAAAATTCGCCTCATAGAGTGCACTCTTAATCTTGGTTCTACATAAACTCCATCGGTTCCACACAAGTTCCACTTAAATATCTGTTCCAGCTATTTCAATTGGAAGGAGACTATATTAAACCTGGTCTATGTGGAACGGCAACTTCAGTCGCATCTTATTTGCGCTCTTTAACTGGATTCACCTGGGTTTAAATGGAACTACTGCCTTGAAGTGAAACAGCCTTGTTTTAAAATTTTACCCCGTTGCACTTAAGCAAACCCGTTCCAGTAAAACCTCGTGGCATTCAACATAAaattatgttgttttttttttttgaagaacagCGCGAACTTGGACGAGGGCTGAAGGAAGACACACAAGCGTTTTCAGAAAAGCACGTTGTCGTGCATTGTAAATTTGAAACGTCTCCCTCGGTAACGATAAAATAGTTACGTCATCCATTTCCTGAACAAACTTTCATCGCGTGGATATCTATTGTGGAAGCCTGAAGAAATGAAACATTCGCGCGTCAGTGTTCATGCATAGCGTATATCACACCGCAAGTAATACGTACTAACGCGCATAACGCACGGGTACGATCGCACGACGTTGGAGGAAAACAGTGCATGGCGCCTTGCGACAACTGCACGGTGAAGAGGGCTTTGCTGGCGCTTAAAAAAATATACTCAACACTCTGCAACATAACATGCAGAGAACTAAGCAGTAATAGGCCCATGGTTCTTTGAATGTGCTGTAGTACGTCACGCCTCGACTGACGGAGGTTTGAAGCGATTTTCCGGTAAATTAATGAAAGCTCTTCTCTGCGGCGGGACTAGATTTAGCAATACTGGCGTggtggctaaaaaaaaaattcgcctaATCTATTTCGTCGTTCCGGTACGCGTTTTGCAGATGCGCTATCGGAGATCTCCAAAATGCACGAAATTGGCTTCTCATCTGATCACAGATATCATATAGTCTGATACATATCGTAAAGCTTTATTAACCACGGAAgcagaaagcgaaagctgtgcgTGTCGGCGAGCTTGCACATGAAGCCTCGCATTGCCATTGGTGTAATTAAAACGTTTGCGCACGGTATGAAAATTGCAGAGGAGAATCTGAAACGTACCTGGCTCCCGCACGCGTCGTACTATCCTCGAAGAATGGATAGCTTAGCGCAACAGTGCATCGGCATTTCACCTTTCACACAAAGCGCAGCCGTCTGCGCCCAGCGCCGGGCGGTGGTTTCGTTTTCTCGACTTAACCAACATGGCGGGCCTAGTTCTTGGAGCGCGGCGCTGCGCATTTCACATATCGGTTGTTAAACTATCCTCACTGCCTGTGCCATGCTGCTCTGCATCCTAATGATGACAGATTTGAGAGAGGGCTGGGTTCTTCCCTCCAACGTTGATTGTTTGTGAATGCTGGTATCCATCACTGATGCCAAGTAGGTCATGTAGGAATGTAGTGATATATGTTCTAGTCAGGGGGCAGTCtagaggcatttttctttttttcttggcgAGGAGTGTGTGGGGGCATCAATTTTCTTGAAGAAACAAATAAGATAACTTCGAGCACTGATGCTTGCGCCCAGGGCAGTGTGTTTTTTACTGCTTGCGAGTCGATGGTATACAGAATTAAGCGCTGCTTGTGTTACATGCTACTGCGCTAAAATCTCACATTAGAAGAAATCTATTCAATCGCAGTTGCAATGACACTCGACCCTCTTTTTAATAATGTCACGGCATAGAGCCTTCAtgctggtttggtttaagggagttcaacgtcccaaagcgactcgggatatgagagacgccgtagtgaagggctccgga contains:
- the LOC144098465 gene encoding uncharacterized protein LOC144098465; its protein translation is MSGAGVADDSVAPFAGVVELVPSRRGKMKAKYAGRTFTLETHNGQRHRWRCDVRHCKARLTTDVYGDQHMVYRFRGHDEDQHQRVASQKKRRLDIAYKQQPVKRIGDHRYVLENLADGVHFWRCEFVSCPGRCRTIGGRVVAGPSEHRHEPRDENQEPDRATQQVEDSSSSMDLHLDTDKEEAPGVAESSKPDALPQQQLGGSNKESSGRIGSPVIIKSEPSSPLPSEEVASSEGVCGAGDDAGPAQRSLADHEIGGEGPHFRISGPSACAKGQSPPSRTAAAVTVEDAEYVDSSDVGEENDVKHYSADDVSGGQLGLVGSSSRRHVEVADVLRMTSTARDNRERGLRADILLQMRRLLEAETDLVNEKRRNEALRGELLKRLFMSTVPGKGTVLLCV